One window of Natronomonas salsuginis genomic DNA carries:
- a CDS encoding enoyl-CoA hydratase/isomerase family protein, producing the protein METNERDGGLYDLAASMADKSPLEFELAKKAINAGLRMGLGEGLKHESELFAQMFTTANKEEGIGAFLEVTSPNLLVSNPSITRNEVEYQTSSLARVSRSLPPLRRSIPANCPPDDRFER; encoded by the coding sequence TTGGAGACGAATGAACGTGACGGCGGGCTGTACGATCTTGCGGCCTCAATGGCCGATAAGAGTCCGCTCGAATTTGAATTAGCTAAGAAGGCGATTAACGCCGGATTGCGCATGGGCCTTGGGGAAGGTCTCAAACACGAATCTGAACTGTTCGCACAAATGTTTACCACTGCGAACAAAGAAGAAGGCATTGGAGCGTTTTTAGAGGTAACGAGCCCTAATCTATTGGTGAGTAACCCTAGTATCACGCGAAATGAAGTCGAATACCAAACTTCATCGCTGGCTCGGGTGTCGAGGTCGCTACCTCCGTTGAGGCGGTCGATCCCAGCAAACTGCCCACCTGACGACCGGTTCGAGCGGTAA
- a CDS encoding CaiB/BaiF CoA transferase family protein, whose amino-acid sequence MLDDIEIVEIGQMITVPFAGTMLGDMGAGVTKIERPGEGELIRETGPRMEGLGSHYVTVNRNKCCVTANIKTDRGVSIIKELLKDADVLVENLKPGTLDEVGLSYEDVSEINDDIIYCSVHGFREGSKYEDLPAYGPVIQAMGGAMSVTGEPDGQPLREAVPIGDLAASMYTAQSILFALYDRDVNGKSGHYIEIPMLDAFVSWLAPRAAETFVTGEPYPRKGNRHPAGAPIDLFETEDSEIMLMVGSRYQWVRFCDAIGRKDLKDDPRFESNDKRLENEEALYDILDSVFEKKPSEYWLELLREHDIAVAPVYDTLEMWDDDYLAELLVESDGLQMIRNPLLINNDTLPVRKKPKPPGSDNKEVLKQLGFDDDEIERFKEDNVI is encoded by the coding sequence ATGCTTGACGATATAGAGATTGTCGAAATTGGACAAATGATCACCGTTCCTTTTGCTGGGACAATGTTAGGTGATATGGGGGCGGGCGTAACAAAAATCGAGCGACCTGGTGAGGGAGAACTTATCCGGGAAACAGGGCCGAGAATGGAGGGTTTGGGATCGCATTACGTGACTGTAAATCGGAATAAATGTTGCGTTACGGCAAATATAAAAACCGATCGAGGCGTTTCAATCATAAAGGAACTGCTCAAGGATGCTGACGTTCTTGTCGAGAACTTAAAACCTGGGACACTAGATGAAGTGGGACTTTCGTATGAGGATGTCAGTGAGATTAACGATGATATAATTTATTGTTCTGTTCATGGCTTCCGAGAAGGCAGTAAGTACGAGGACTTGCCCGCTTACGGCCCAGTAATTCAAGCGATGGGTGGTGCAATGAGTGTTACCGGCGAACCGGATGGCCAACCGCTTCGGGAAGCAGTACCGATAGGCGACCTCGCAGCGAGCATGTATACTGCCCAGTCTATCCTTTTTGCTCTGTATGACAGGGATGTGAACGGCAAAAGTGGTCATTACATTGAAATTCCGATGTTAGACGCTTTTGTCTCTTGGCTAGCCCCGAGAGCTGCTGAAACTTTTGTTACGGGTGAACCGTATCCTCGAAAAGGCAACCGCCATCCAGCAGGGGCACCAATAGATCTGTTTGAGACAGAGGATTCCGAGATCATGCTCATGGTGGGATCCAGATATCAATGGGTCAGATTCTGCGACGCTATTGGGAGAAAGGACTTAAAAGATGACCCAAGATTTGAATCGAATGATAAACGGTTGGAGAACGAAGAGGCCTTATACGATATTCTTGATTCTGTTTTCGAAAAGAAACCGTCGGAATATTGGCTGGAACTCTTGAGAGAACACGACATAGCTGTCGCACCGGTTTATGACACATTAGAAATGTGGGATGATGATTACCTTGCCGAATTACTTGTTGAGTCAGATGGTCTACAAATGATTCGGAATCCACTTCTTATAAATAACGATACGCTTCCGGTCCGAAAGAAGCCCAAACCACCAGGTAGCGATAATAAAGAAGTCCTCAAACAATTGGGTTTTGATGACGATGAGATCGAACGCTTCAAAGAAGATAACGTTATTTGA
- a CDS encoding CaiB/BaiF CoA transferase family protein has translation MKPISEVRVLDMGQITAGPMASWLLDPLVSEVIKIERPDGGESGRPNPSADSDEMSYAFQSGNYNKKSLGVNIDSEQGQEIVKSLANEADVLIENFRPQTLTELGLGPEELRNENNSLIYCSISGFGHDSAETNQRAYDSTIQAMSGLMNLTGFKGDGPVKLGPSVMDVLPGFVSATAIITALYERKSTGEGQHIDISMQDCAAWMLQSRLPFSNEPTNHGPSRSPEALAGVFETETDWVTISVQDEESCERLKTNIQNTDPAIDWGNSDDAVENVVAEWAVQRPTQEVIKTCSQSGVKASKVQSIEDVAESRHLEQRGAFDKVNYGGESMRLPVSPYTSAKQSASETESREAPEVGEHTDQILSEILGYNRATLEQLRSENVIN, from the coding sequence ATGAAACCGATTTCTGAAGTCCGAGTTTTGGATATGGGCCAAATTACTGCGGGTCCCATGGCTTCTTGGCTGCTCGATCCACTAGTGAGTGAAGTCATTAAGATAGAACGGCCAGATGGCGGAGAAAGTGGACGCCCCAATCCATCTGCAGATTCTGATGAGATGTCGTATGCATTCCAAAGTGGCAATTATAATAAAAAAAGTTTAGGTGTTAATATCGACAGTGAACAGGGACAGGAGATTGTGAAGTCACTTGCAAACGAAGCAGACGTCCTCATAGAGAATTTTCGCCCCCAGACGCTTACTGAACTCGGTTTGGGTCCTGAAGAACTCCGAAATGAGAACAATTCGTTAATATATTGTTCGATCTCCGGGTTTGGACACGATTCCGCCGAAACAAATCAAAGGGCCTACGATTCTACCATTCAGGCAATGTCTGGATTAATGAATTTAACCGGATTCAAAGGCGATGGTCCGGTTAAACTTGGTCCGTCGGTAATGGATGTTCTTCCGGGATTCGTCTCTGCTACTGCTATTATAACAGCATTATATGAACGAAAGTCGACGGGTGAAGGTCAGCATATAGATATCTCAATGCAAGACTGCGCCGCTTGGATGTTGCAGTCGCGGCTACCATTCTCGAACGAGCCCACCAATCACGGGCCGAGTCGTTCCCCTGAAGCGCTGGCTGGGGTGTTCGAAACGGAAACAGACTGGGTTACTATTTCTGTTCAGGATGAAGAGTCCTGTGAACGTCTAAAGACCAATATTCAGAACACTGACCCAGCCATAGACTGGGGCAATTCTGACGACGCTGTGGAAAACGTGGTTGCAGAGTGGGCGGTACAACGCCCCACACAGGAAGTTATCAAGACTTGCTCACAAAGCGGAGTGAAAGCTAGCAAAGTCCAATCAATTGAGGATGTCGCGGAATCAAGACACTTGGAGCAACGAGGCGCCTTTGATAAGGTGAACTATGGGGGCGAATCAATGCGGCTGCCGGTGTCACCGTATACATCCGCCAAACAGTCCGCTTCGGAAACGGAATCTCGGGAAGCCCCAGAAGTAGGCGAACACACCGACCAGATTCTCTCCGAGATTCTCGGGTACAATCGAGCCACTCTCGAACAGCTCCGTTCAGAAAACGTTATTAACTAG
- a CDS encoding acyl-CoA dehydrogenase family protein, with translation MNFELTEEQRQIRQLAKEFAENELKPNVAEWDQTGEIPPELPEQLAELGFMGGTLPEEYGGSELDYVSLVLIIEEFARFSERAATLAGAVSCSLGRGTLEYGSEELKKKYLKPMAEGKATGATAVTEPHSGTDVVRNLHTTAERDGDEYVINGEKMWISNLDLAEWFLTFAQLDPDAEPAYQGTIAVIIERDWDGIETRVEKPITGSRTLSSGAVKLNDVRVPVENRIGEEGKGYKVLMTGTEIGRLACASRGLGVLQQCLKESIEYANQREVFDQNIGEYQLVKQKIANMRENYEAAKLLTFKLADMKDRGVDHAQQSASMAKRFTTNAAHQAAEDAVQLHGANGIAESSYSVGRHFRNSKVSKLYDGTNDIHTVMIADHELGYK, from the coding sequence ATGAATTTCGAACTCACAGAGGAGCAAAGACAGATCCGACAGCTCGCCAAGGAATTCGCCGAGAACGAATTGAAACCCAACGTAGCGGAATGGGATCAAACCGGTGAGATTCCTCCTGAACTCCCGGAACAGCTTGCCGAATTAGGCTTTATGGGCGGTACATTGCCGGAGGAATACGGCGGGTCCGAACTCGATTATGTGTCGTTGGTACTTATCATAGAAGAGTTTGCAAGGTTCTCAGAGCGTGCTGCCACCCTTGCGGGTGCGGTCAGTTGCTCACTCGGCCGTGGAACGCTGGAATATGGGAGCGAGGAGTTGAAGAAAAAGTATCTGAAGCCTATGGCCGAAGGCAAAGCGACTGGTGCCACAGCAGTTACAGAGCCTCATTCTGGAACTGATGTCGTTCGAAATTTACATACAACGGCTGAGCGTGACGGTGATGAATATGTCATCAACGGAGAGAAGATGTGGATAAGTAATCTGGATCTCGCTGAATGGTTCTTGACCTTTGCTCAACTCGATCCGGATGCGGAACCGGCATATCAGGGAACGATTGCTGTTATAATCGAAAGAGACTGGGATGGTATAGAAACAAGGGTTGAAAAGCCAATTACTGGATCACGAACCCTTTCTTCAGGCGCAGTAAAATTGAATGACGTTCGCGTCCCTGTTGAGAACCGTATTGGTGAAGAAGGGAAAGGGTACAAAGTATTAATGACCGGTACAGAAATCGGTCGACTTGCTTGTGCATCACGTGGTCTTGGTGTCCTCCAACAATGCCTAAAGGAATCCATCGAGTACGCCAATCAGCGTGAAGTGTTTGATCAAAATATCGGGGAGTACCAGTTGGTAAAACAGAAAATCGCCAATATGCGTGAAAATTATGAAGCGGCAAAACTACTCACGTTTAAATTGGCGGATATGAAAGACCGTGGAGTAGATCATGCCCAGCAAAGCGCGTCCATGGCAAAACGGTTTACTACGAACGCGGCGCACCAGGCTGCTGAAGACGCTGTTCAACTTCACGGTGCGAACGGGATCGCAGAAAGTAGCTACAGCGTTGGGAGACACTTCCGGAACTCGAAAGTGAGCAAGCTCTATGACGGAACCAATGATATACACACAGTCATGATAGCGGATCACGAATTAGGCTACAAATGA
- a CDS encoding MmgE/PrpD family protein, with amino-acid sequence MLTDDRTVAETAVISVTVQPWQLRGSVSNGGGRVVSFIWQSGSLLFGNPGLFYLAIRLIRTWPAKSSGIMYEKVITNSMELSSESLAEYTKQISIDDLPEEVEEQVERLTLDTIGCALGAFNSPPSKKIRQVYDNRDSGGSESTIFGSGKNVDVEYGALINGIMGRYLDFNDCYTTQSAACHPSDHIPALVSVAEAEQASGADLIESVVIAYEIQCRGVDTGIVTAEGFDYSTWAAYSSVAAVGKLMDLDKDQLINAFGIAGSNNNGLLIARLGTVSMYKGMAVPYVTHNAIQACQMARNGITGPKQVFEGDRGFFEVVSKEPVSLEDLGGRNGVEDYRVMETSFKTFACGFYTHPSVTAALDIVRENNIDPNDIEKIEVETFTQAVEGYASGPEKWARDMNRETADHSLPYNVSVAIIDDEVTPEQYNEEHLQDEQIYQMMQKVSVQADEDLDQYRMENPRHMPSKVAIEASGEKHRKRVNYPKGHPERPMTNDELRSKAEDLMDPYLSGQQIETLAENCFNLKSENSINNIINSLKI; translated from the coding sequence GTGCTGACGGATGATCGTACCGTCGCAGAAACTGCTGTAATTAGTGTGACGGTTCAACCTTGGCAATTACGCGGGTCGGTAAGTAACGGCGGTGGTCGGGTGGTCTCTTTTATTTGGCAATCCGGGTCTCTTTTATTTGGCAATCCGGGTCTCTTTTATCTGGCAATCCGCTTGATTCGAACATGGCCTGCGAAATCAAGTGGTATTATGTATGAGAAGGTAATTACGAATTCTATGGAACTTTCCAGCGAAAGCTTGGCCGAGTACACGAAGCAAATATCGATCGACGATCTACCCGAGGAAGTCGAGGAACAGGTCGAAAGACTTACTCTTGACACAATTGGGTGTGCGCTCGGCGCATTCAATAGTCCCCCAAGTAAGAAAATCCGCCAAGTATACGATAATCGGGATTCTGGAGGATCCGAATCGACTATATTTGGAAGTGGAAAAAACGTCGATGTCGAATATGGTGCTTTAATCAATGGTATCATGGGTAGATATCTTGATTTCAATGATTGTTACACGACCCAGTCAGCGGCGTGCCACCCAAGTGACCATATCCCGGCATTAGTTTCAGTTGCAGAAGCGGAGCAGGCGAGTGGGGCAGATTTGATTGAATCGGTTGTCATCGCATATGAAATTCAATGCCGTGGAGTTGATACTGGTATCGTTACAGCGGAGGGTTTTGATTACTCTACTTGGGCAGCATATTCGTCTGTTGCAGCTGTAGGAAAATTAATGGACCTGGATAAGGACCAACTGATAAATGCGTTCGGCATAGCTGGTTCTAATAATAACGGTCTTTTAATAGCGCGCTTGGGAACTGTCTCTATGTATAAAGGAATGGCTGTTCCCTATGTTACTCATAATGCTATTCAGGCTTGTCAGATGGCTCGTAATGGAATCACCGGGCCAAAACAGGTTTTTGAGGGCGATCGTGGCTTCTTCGAAGTCGTTTCAAAAGAGCCAGTCAGTCTTGAGGACTTAGGTGGTAGAAACGGCGTGGAAGATTATCGAGTCATGGAAACAAGCTTCAAGACGTTTGCGTGTGGCTTCTATACTCATCCATCAGTTACAGCCGCCCTTGATATTGTTCGTGAGAATAATATTGATCCGAACGATATCGAGAAAATTGAAGTAGAGACGTTTACACAGGCTGTGGAAGGTTATGCTAGCGGCCCGGAAAAGTGGGCTCGAGATATGAATCGTGAAACCGCCGATCACAGTCTCCCATATAATGTATCCGTTGCCATCATAGATGACGAAGTGACTCCCGAGCAATACAATGAAGAGCATCTCCAAGATGAGCAAATCTATCAAATGATGCAGAAGGTATCGGTCCAAGCTGACGAAGATCTTGATCAATACCGAATGGAAAACCCGCGTCATATGCCTTCAAAGGTAGCCATTGAAGCGAGCGGAGAAAAGCATAGGAAACGCGTCAATTATCCAAAAGGCCATCCAGAGCGTCCCATGACGAACGACGAGTTACGATCAAAAGCTGAAGATTTGATGGATCCATATTTGTCCGGGCAACAAATAGAAACGCTGGCTGAAAACTGTTTCAATCTCAAATCGGAAAATTCGATAAATAATATTATCAATAGCCTTAAGATATAA
- a CDS encoding CaiB/BaiF CoA transferase family protein encodes MALKDITVVERSQSPRGAMCGRLLSDFGASVHLVEEPDGHPLRSLTGDAETDEHIFKMYCVNKSGVHTDGQYSKFEDLIKTADVFIIDTPNPQDKYSESTLRDINPDITYCSITPYGRTGPLAEKDGDNMTTQAMSGISHTTGFEGGKPALTAAHIGATFASLVGLGSIIYSLSDEDGEDSIDISVQDALLPLNRTFLGKYFGTGQQIDRSGNQHPLVAPWNAFEAEDGWVFLIAYTNRDWKRLLDLLGRQDLDGDPRFSSMAKRKANVDEINDIIEQWVSKRSVSDILELADDHGVVATEIKDVQQAFTHPNLDHRQMTTDLDGDLVVRPPLSLEQSIDSEAYQTSALNHEAGGNE; translated from the coding sequence ATGGCTCTTAAAGATATTACAGTCGTCGAACGCAGTCAATCGCCCAGAGGGGCAATGTGCGGACGTCTTTTATCGGATTTTGGCGCGTCAGTGCATCTCGTCGAGGAACCTGATGGACACCCGCTACGGTCTTTGACTGGTGATGCTGAAACCGATGAGCACATCTTCAAGATGTATTGTGTTAACAAATCTGGTGTCCATACCGATGGTCAATATAGCAAATTCGAGGATCTCATAAAGACTGCGGACGTGTTTATAATTGACACACCAAACCCGCAAGACAAGTATTCGGAGTCAACCCTTAGAGATATTAATCCCGACATTACGTACTGTTCGATCACACCATATGGTCGGACCGGGCCGCTTGCAGAAAAAGACGGTGATAACATGACAACCCAGGCTATGTCTGGTATAAGCCATACGACCGGGTTCGAAGGGGGTAAACCAGCGTTGACCGCCGCTCATATCGGAGCAACGTTCGCCTCGTTAGTTGGACTTGGATCAATAATCTATTCTCTTTCAGACGAGGATGGGGAAGATAGTATTGATATATCAGTTCAAGACGCTTTGTTACCCCTCAACAGAACATTCCTTGGCAAATATTTCGGTACTGGCCAACAAATAGACCGATCTGGGAATCAACATCCGCTAGTAGCGCCTTGGAACGCGTTTGAAGCGGAAGACGGGTGGGTATTTCTTATTGCGTATACAAACCGTGACTGGAAACGGTTACTAGACCTCTTGGGCCGCCAGGACTTAGACGGCGATCCTCGATTCTCCTCAATGGCCAAGCGAAAAGCTAACGTCGATGAGATTAACGATATAATCGAGCAATGGGTATCTAAGAGAAGTGTGTCTGACATACTTGAACTAGCCGATGATCACGGGGTTGTCGCAACAGAAATCAAGGACGTTCAGCAGGCATTTACCCATCCAAATCTCGATCATAGGCAGATGACCACTGATTTAGACGGAGATTTGGTGGTCAGGCCACCTCTATCATTAGAACAATCGATTGACAGTGAGGCATATCAAACCTCCGCGTTAAACCACGAGGCAGGTGGAAACGAATGA
- a CDS encoding SDR family NAD(P)-dependent oxidoreductase, with protein MSMYKSGLFDGKTAFVTGAGQGIGQEIATTLAELGADVAVNDIYEERAEETVQLVQEEGSEAIKLLGDVSQEAEVEQMISKVEEELGTPQLVVNNAGANSASPLTELSVDEWDKVMAVNTTSTFLVSRTVAKSLAENDEEGSIVNLSSVAGLVPQPGAGAYTPSKASIIKLTQQMAIEWAEFGIRVNAVCPGMIWTPATDNLYTDDDLLNKRRSLVPIGEIGEPSDVAESVVYLLSPTNGYTTGEILSVDGGLQCAPPEVPGKAEHE; from the coding sequence ATGAGCATGTACAAGAGCGGTCTCTTCGATGGAAAGACGGCATTCGTTACGGGTGCAGGCCAGGGTATTGGACAAGAAATAGCAACAACTCTTGCAGAACTAGGTGCGGATGTAGCAGTAAATGACATATACGAGGAGAGGGCTGAAGAGACAGTCCAATTGGTTCAGGAAGAAGGCAGCGAGGCCATTAAACTTCTTGGTGACGTAAGCCAAGAAGCTGAAGTTGAGCAAATGATATCTAAGGTGGAGGAGGAATTGGGGACTCCCCAGCTTGTTGTCAACAATGCCGGCGCGAATTCTGCTTCTCCCCTTACCGAATTGTCCGTAGACGAGTGGGACAAAGTTATGGCTGTAAATACAACATCGACTTTCCTCGTATCACGGACTGTCGCTAAATCGTTGGCAGAAAATGATGAGGAAGGTTCGATAGTTAATCTTTCATCTGTAGCAGGATTGGTACCTCAACCTGGTGCTGGGGCATACACCCCAAGTAAAGCGTCTATTATCAAACTTACACAACAGATGGCGATTGAATGGGCAGAATTCGGCATCCGGGTTAATGCAGTTTGTCCCGGAATGATCTGGACGCCGGCAACGGACAATCTATATACGGATGATGATCTGCTTAATAAGCGGCGAAGCTTGGTTCCAATCGGCGAAATTGGTGAACCGAGTGATGTTGCTGAATCAGTTGTGTATCTGTTATCGCCGACAAATGGGTATACTACGGGAGAAATCCTTAGCGTTGACGGCGGATTACAATGTGCTCCTCCGGAGGTTCCAGGCAAGGCCGAGCACGAGTAA